In the genome of Juglans microcarpa x Juglans regia isolate MS1-56 chromosome 6S, Jm3101_v1.0, whole genome shotgun sequence, the window GAAGAACGTGAAAAAGAAATCCTCACCACTCCATTTACATCCAAGATACTTGTTGTGGATGCTATGTGACTCTTAGCTGCAATTGAACATGCAGGGTATCTCAAATTCaatgttttctcttgttctgACACGTGGTACTTAACAAATCTGTCTATGCCAGTTACTTGCAGAAGGGAATTAAGGTCTACCATCCCAATCCTTTCAATATATACTGGTCTACCGTATCTGTCAATCCCATGATATCCATGGGGATAGTATTTCTTAACCTCTGAATACTCCTCAAACTTAAATTCCTGCATCATGTTCCAAGAACATGaatgaaaacaataaaatgTGATGCAAATTTCTGACATGATTATGGTCCATAaaagagttgtttggtttaccTTGGAAATTGTATCGACCCCGAAATCCTCACGCCacttgagataattcaagaacaTCTCctttgattttgagaaatcgAAGTCCCTCATTCTTAGAAACCTGAAAATCATAGGAAACCAACATAACATGATTCAATCCAATTATGCAGAATGAAACATGTCTATGCAATATTCTGCAAATGTAAAACTACCGTAGAAGAGTATGATAGTCATTGTGTTCTCCCAGCAAATGACCATCAATAAAAAGCAGTTTACGGAAAGACTCAACAAGCTGTTCATCTTTTGGATCATGAGCTCCTTCAAGAACCAATTGCAAGCTTTTGGTCCTTCGAATTTTCTTAAAGGAGTTTCGAAACTTGAGCGGGTAAGACATCATTGACTTAAAGCCCGAATTCGAAGGCTTGGGTTCTTCCTGAGGTGGGAGTTGCCAATGGGTTTCAATAGGTGGATGGATGGATTTAGTCCTCCCTGTGTTAAgctgagatttattttttatactcgATGACTGCTCTTCCTCTTTAATACCTCTAGATATAACTATCTCCGTAGATCTTTCCTTTGGCGTTTTCATGAGTGAGCGACAAACCTATTGCCCGAGGAATTTCACTTCTCTGTAATCCACTCAATACCAATGCTTTCCTCTTACAGTTAATGAATTAAGATTCACTTTGGATGAAATGATAACAAGGTTCCTTAAACACACAAATGAAACTATATAAAGATACTGATCACCCACGTAATCTCTAAAGAGAGACTTATTCGAGGATTGGAAATATTATGTAGTTTGAAGCCAGAGATACAGGAAAGTGGCAAAACTCAAGATTTCAAAGGGCAAGTCCGAAGCTAACTAATCATCATCGAAGAAGTACCAAGGCATAAAGAAACAGTTTTTAAGGGAAACAACGAGAATTGCAGGGAAATTAACACTTCTGTCCTCAAAGAAATCGAAATTAACCCAGTTAAGAATTGACAACAATAGCACCAACTTTAAACTAGATTGTGCGCGCGTCGATCGAAAATCGAAGTGCACGTAGTTATTACAAGTGAAAAAGAGTACCAAGCGcaacaagaaagaatgaaacagtggcataagaagaagaagaggaggagaatgAGAGGAATGGTAGGCAACGATGGTGGAGAAGGAATCATGGAAAGCCATGCTTTGTTGGTATGACTCGAATGTTTGACTTGCAAGGAATTCTCATCAGGAAACAATGTTTTCTGCCCAAGGGCGTCAACAGGCTAACCGTAACTGCCAAGCTTTTGCCAGGTTAACCTGTTTAGCAGAAGGATTCTTGGACGCTGCCAGAGGAACCGACGATAAAACCTGACAGATAAGTGcaaatccactttttttttttttctctcttttatttcaatcattttttatatatatttaaatattttttaaaaattttaaaaaatatcaatttattaataatcacttcattaatcattaaataaaaaaatgaatcgaTTACTTTTATCCGTCAAAATAATGATTGATTCAAAtaacattttctatatatatatacatatattgccTTGTACCTTGCGCCcaattggaggaaaaaaaagccttataaaaaagtgaaatctcTTCAAAGCAGAAGTAGataatagtaataatttattaaataaaagctTTTCAAACACAAATTTTGAACAATACCTAATTAAAAACACATTTCTTTACATAAATGGAccaatatataaaatcatcattcAGTTGACAAGTTCTTATCGGTGAAAGTTGCATATCCAAAATGAGGCTCGTTTgtttgatgagatgagatgagatgagatgaaattaaagttaaaaagttgaataaaatattgttaaaatatattttttaatattatttttgttttgagatttgaaaaagttgaattgtttattttattttgtgtggggatttgaaaaagttgtaatgatgaagtgagatgagatgagatgagatgagatgtttcctcaaaacaaacgaggcttttTATAAACACTTTTTATACGTAGATATTATTAGGTTTGACATATATAATGATTCTCAACAtgattacaaaataaaagattttatcaaatcaatcctttatggaaatatatatatatatatatatat includes:
- the LOC121236736 gene encoding phosphatidylinositol/phosphatidylcholine transfer protein SFH11 codes for the protein MKTPKERSTEIVISRGIKEEEQSSSIKNKSQLNTGRTKSIHPPIETHWQLPPQEEPKPSNSGFKSMMSYPLKFRNSFKKIRRTKSLQLVLEGAHDPKDEQLVESFRKLLFIDGHLLGEHNDYHTLLRFLRMRDFDFSKSKEMFLNYLKWREDFGVDTISKEFKFEEYSEVKKYYPHGYHGIDRYGRPVYIERIGMVDLNSLLQVTGIDRFVKYHVSEQEKTLNLRYPACSIAAKSHIASTTSILDVNGVGISNFSKPARYLFTEIQRIDSNYYPETLNKLFIINAGPGFRMLWKAIKTFLDARTIAKIQVLGFNYISQLLEVIDPSHLPTFLGGNCTCSDYGGCLLSDKGPWNNPDIIEKLQAVSATENAYEDAENGGVALEDAFMQNMRREESERVVGTKYSDKFAVKKTRALMEVALEDTKIKIEALEAALGDTKMILERLTQQIQEVFEL